The following proteins come from a genomic window of Geminicoccaceae bacterium SCSIO 64248:
- a CDS encoding flagellar motor protein MotA, producing the protein MTNPQRFVNRMIVFLLLAGGVVGLLYDVIMRAFLHNPYLNGLIVACLLFGIIYSFRRVLVLKPEARWIQEFRNAGPGLAMQSPPRLLTPIAQVLGETARRGRASLATANVRYLLDSVSHRLDENRDVSRYLTGLLIFLGLLGTFWGLLTTIQSVGGVIGDLSLGEGDLVQSFDQLKSGLTAPLSGMGIAFSSSLFGLSGSLILGFLDLQANQAQSSFFEDLEEWLSSLTRLTGGANSNAFDGDGSVPAYIQALLEQTADNLDNLQRLIVRSEQGRADVHAGQRALVEGLSALSDQLAGQRDLLSRMVQSQEDLKPLLGRLGQSGALDDTTRNHIRNMDVQLGRLAEDMTRARAQMTQELRSEIKMVSRTIAHVAGDPHAAAGE; encoded by the coding sequence ATGACCAACCCGCAACGCTTCGTCAACCGCATGATCGTCTTCCTGCTGCTCGCTGGCGGCGTGGTGGGCCTGCTGTACGACGTGATCATGCGGGCGTTCCTGCACAATCCGTATCTCAACGGCCTGATCGTCGCCTGCCTGCTCTTCGGCATCATCTACAGCTTCCGCCGCGTCCTGGTGCTCAAGCCGGAGGCGCGCTGGATCCAGGAGTTCCGGAACGCCGGGCCGGGCCTCGCGATGCAGTCGCCGCCGCGCCTGCTGACGCCGATCGCGCAGGTCCTGGGCGAGACCGCCCGGCGCGGACGCGCCTCGCTCGCCACCGCCAACGTGCGCTACCTGCTGGACAGCGTCAGCCACCGGCTGGACGAGAACCGGGACGTGTCGCGCTACCTCACCGGCCTCCTGATCTTTCTCGGCCTGCTCGGCACGTTCTGGGGCCTGCTGACCACCATCCAGAGCGTGGGCGGGGTGATCGGCGACCTGTCGCTCGGCGAGGGCGACCTCGTCCAGAGTTTCGACCAGCTGAAATCGGGCCTGACCGCGCCGCTGTCCGGCATGGGCATCGCCTTCAGCTCGTCCCTGTTCGGCCTGTCCGGCTCCCTCATCCTGGGCTTTCTCGACCTCCAGGCCAACCAGGCGCAGAGCAGCTTCTTCGAGGATCTCGAGGAATGGCTGTCGTCGCTCACCCGGCTGACCGGCGGCGCGAACAGCAACGCCTTCGACGGCGACGGCAGCGTGCCGGCCTATATCCAGGCCCTGCTCGAGCAGACCGCCGACAATCTCGACAATCTGCAGCGTCTCATCGTGCGCAGCGAGCAGGGCCGCGCCGACGTCCATGCCGGCCAGCGGGCGCTGGTCGAGGGCCTCTCGGCGCTGAGCGACCAGCTGGCGGGACAGCGCGACCTCCTGTCCCGCATGGTTCAGAGCCAGGAGGACCTGAAGCCCCTGCTCGGCCGGCTCGGCCAGTCCGGCGCGCTCGACGACACGACGCGCAACCATATCCGCAACATGGACGTCCAGCTCGGCCGCCTGGCCGAGGACATGACCCGCGCCCGGGCCCAGATGACCCAGGAGTTGCGCAGCGAGATCAAGATGGTCTCGCGCACCATAGCCCACGTCGCCGGCGACCCGCACGCCGCGGCCGGCGAATAG
- a CDS encoding RraA family protein — translation MPTLCHRPALSRLPADLIEAWRAVPSSVIADQLGGRGHTDAAIRPVRPFADGRRLVGSAVTAWCEPADYGPVHHAIDVAERGDVVVVAAGGRQDAAMIGELLSGAARLKGIAGVIVDGAVRDVATLAQWQDFAVFTRWITPRGPSSMERGTVNAPIVFGGVPVAPFDLVIGDDDGLVFVPHALAEEKLQPSLDRVHAETGWEATLQATGRSTVDVFAVPARRDV, via the coding sequence ATGCCGACCCTGTGCCACCGTCCCGCCCTCTCCCGCCTGCCTGCCGACCTGATCGAGGCCTGGCGCGCCGTGCCGAGCTCGGTCATCGCCGACCAGCTGGGCGGGCGTGGCCACACGGATGCCGCGATCCGGCCGGTCCGGCCGTTCGCCGACGGCCGCCGCCTGGTCGGCAGCGCGGTCACGGCCTGGTGCGAGCCGGCCGACTACGGGCCGGTCCATCATGCGATCGACGTGGCCGAGCGCGGCGACGTCGTGGTGGTCGCGGCCGGCGGCCGCCAGGACGCGGCGATGATCGGCGAGCTCCTGTCGGGCGCGGCGCGGCTCAAGGGCATCGCCGGGGTGATCGTCGACGGCGCCGTGCGCGACGTCGCCACGCTCGCCCAATGGCAGGACTTCGCGGTGTTCACCCGCTGGATCACGCCGCGCGGCCCGTCCTCGATGGAACGGGGCACGGTCAACGCGCCCATCGTGTTCGGCGGCGTGCCGGTCGCCCCCTTCGACCTGGTGATCGGCGACGACGACGGCCTCGTCTTCGTGCCGCACGCGCTGGCCGAGGAGAAGCTCCAGCCGTCGCTCGATCGCGTCCACGCCGAGACGGGATGGGAGGCGACCCTGCAGGCGACCGGCCGCAGCACGGTCGACGTCTTCGCCGTGCCCGCCCGCCGGGACGTCTGA
- a CDS encoding HAD-IA family hydrolase, translating to MPAFIFDIDGTLAETEELHRQSFNRAFAEAGLGWAWDRTLYADLLKVTGGKERIAHYVERTGLALDRPVAEVAAEMHKAKTLAYVAGVRAILLRPGVADLIAEARERGIRLAVATTTTRANVDGLLAATLGSGHGFEAIACGDMVPAKKPAPDIYLLALEMLGLPADQCLAFEDSANGVRSAKAAGLRVVVTPALYTAGEDFTGADLILPDLTDRASVFGMIGA from the coding sequence GTGCCGGCCTTCATCTTCGACATCGACGGCACGCTTGCCGAGACCGAGGAACTGCATCGCCAGTCCTTCAACCGCGCGTTCGCGGAGGCGGGGCTCGGCTGGGCGTGGGACCGGACGCTCTACGCCGATCTGCTCAAGGTCACCGGCGGCAAGGAGCGCATCGCGCATTATGTCGAGCGAACCGGGCTGGCGCTCGACCGTCCGGTCGCCGAGGTCGCAGCCGAGATGCACAAGGCCAAGACGCTGGCCTATGTCGCGGGCGTGCGCGCCATCCTGCTGCGCCCGGGCGTGGCCGATCTCATCGCCGAGGCGCGCGAGCGGGGCATACGCCTCGCCGTCGCGACCACGACCACGCGCGCCAACGTCGACGGCCTGCTCGCGGCGACGCTTGGCTCCGGCCATGGCTTCGAGGCGATCGCCTGCGGCGACATGGTCCCTGCCAAGAAGCCCGCGCCGGACATCTACCTCCTGGCGCTGGAGATGCTCGGCTTGCCGGCCGATCAGTGCCTCGCCTTCGAGGATTCGGCGAACGGCGTCCGGTCGGCCAAGGCCGCGGGGCTGCGCGTCGTGGTGACGCCGGCCCTCTACACCGCGGGCGAGGACTTCACCGGCGCCGACCTCATCCTGCCGGACCTGACCGACCGGGCATCGGTCTTCGGGATGATCGGGGCTTAG
- a CDS encoding FAD-linked oxidase C-terminal domain-containing protein: MRMPDPDQQALAKRAGIVEKLRAIVPGEAVIAEDVALRAYESDGLSAYRGVPMAVVLPSSTEQVSRILRLCNDEAIKVVPRGAGTSLSGGALPVEDGIVLGLGKFNRILEVDYENRCAVVQPGVTNLAITKAVEHEGFYYAPDPSSQIACTIGGNVAENSGGVHCLKYGLTTNNLLGLEMVLPTGEILRVGGKHLDSEGYDLLGLMTGSEGLLGVVTEVTVRILQKPETARALLIGFPSSEQGGDCVAGIIAEGIIPGGLEMMDGPAIKAAEAFCHAGYPLDVEALLICELDGPAAEVDHLIGVVGAIARQHGATSVKVSESEEERARFWQGRKAAFPAVGRISPDYYCMDGTIPRKQLPLVLQRMREMSEHYGLGVCNVFHAGDGNLHPLIMFDANNPGELERTEEFGADILKLCVEVGGVLTGEHGVGVEKRDLMPVMFSEDDLAQQMRIKCAFDPGQILNPGKMFPQLRRCAELGRMHVQGGKLPFPDLPRF; encoded by the coding sequence ATGCGCATGCCGGACCCCGACCAGCAGGCGCTGGCGAAACGCGCCGGCATCGTCGAGAAGCTGCGCGCGATCGTGCCGGGCGAGGCCGTCATCGCCGAGGACGTCGCCCTGCGCGCCTATGAGAGCGACGGGCTGAGCGCCTATCGCGGCGTGCCGATGGCCGTCGTGCTGCCGAGTTCGACCGAGCAGGTCAGCCGGATCCTGCGCCTGTGCAACGACGAGGCGATCAAGGTCGTCCCGCGCGGCGCCGGCACCTCCCTCTCGGGCGGCGCCCTGCCGGTCGAGGACGGCATCGTTCTGGGCCTGGGCAAGTTCAACCGCATCCTCGAGGTCGACTACGAGAACCGCTGCGCCGTGGTCCAGCCGGGCGTCACCAATCTCGCCATCACCAAGGCGGTCGAGCACGAGGGCTTCTACTACGCGCCCGACCCGTCGTCGCAGATCGCGTGCACCATCGGCGGCAACGTCGCCGAGAACTCCGGCGGGGTGCACTGCCTGAAATACGGCCTGACCACCAACAACCTGCTCGGCCTGGAGATGGTCCTGCCGACGGGGGAGATCCTGCGGGTCGGCGGCAAGCACCTGGACAGCGAGGGCTACGACCTGTTGGGCCTGATGACCGGTTCCGAGGGCCTGCTGGGCGTCGTCACCGAGGTGACGGTGCGCATCCTGCAGAAGCCCGAGACCGCGCGTGCGCTGCTGATCGGCTTTCCCAGCTCCGAGCAGGGCGGCGACTGCGTCGCCGGCATCATCGCCGAGGGCATCATCCCGGGCGGTCTCGAGATGATGGACGGCCCAGCGATCAAGGCGGCCGAGGCGTTCTGCCACGCCGGCTACCCGCTCGACGTCGAGGCGCTCCTCATCTGCGAGCTGGACGGACCGGCCGCCGAGGTCGACCATCTGATCGGGGTCGTGGGCGCCATCGCCCGCCAGCACGGCGCCACCAGCGTCAAGGTGAGCGAAAGCGAGGAAGAGCGCGCCCGGTTCTGGCAGGGCCGCAAGGCCGCCTTCCCCGCCGTCGGCCGAATCAGCCCGGACTATTACTGCATGGACGGCACGATCCCGCGCAAGCAGCTGCCCCTCGTCCTGCAGCGCATGCGCGAGATGTCGGAGCACTACGGCCTGGGCGTCTGCAACGTGTTCCACGCCGGCGACGGCAACCTCCATCCGCTCATCATGTTCGACGCCAACAACCCGGGCGAACTGGAGCGTACCGAGGAATTCGGCGCCGACATCCTCAAGCTCTGCGTCGAGGTCGGCGGCGTGCTGACCGGCGAGCACGGCGTAGGCGTCGAGAAGCGCGACCTCATGCCGGTCATGTTTTCCGAGGACGACCTCGCCCAGCAGATGCGCATCAAGTGCGCCTTCGATCCCGGCCAGATCCTCAATCCCGGCAAGATGTTCCCGCAATTGCGCCGCTGCGCCGAGCTCGGCCGGATGCACGTCCAGGGCGGCAAGCTGCCCTTCCCCGACCTGCCGCGCTTCTGA
- a CDS encoding FAD-binding protein → MTEATLNPDSPEAACDLVRSALARDRTLEVVGRGSKRALGRPVDADAVIGLSGMSGITLYEPEELVMSAGPGTPVAEIEETLARNRQRLDFEPADYGRMLGGPADAGTIAGMFASNLAGPRRIKAGAARDHLLGVQAVTGRGDLIRAGGRVVKNVTGYDVCKLMAGSFGTLALMTELTFKVLPAAEDVRTVLLGGTDREAALVALRRAIGSSFDISGVAYLPAAAATRSAVETVRSAGSGLALIRLEGHAPSVRYRSEQVQALLSGAGGDIALIEAEASRALWREVRDVALMPADGLLWRASLPPTGAHAFLEEVQERLGAQALLDWSGGLVWLQVPDGGEDGGGALIRGALGGGGHATLIRAPEDLRRTVDVFQPQPHMLAELAARVKASFDPQGLFNPGRMVRPSPAGAAVSAA, encoded by the coding sequence ATGACCGAGGCGACGCTGAATCCGGACTCGCCCGAAGCGGCCTGCGACCTGGTGCGCTCGGCCCTCGCCCGGGACCGGACGCTCGAGGTCGTCGGCCGCGGCAGCAAGCGCGCGCTCGGCCGGCCCGTCGACGCCGACGCGGTGATCGGCCTGTCCGGCATGAGCGGGATCACGCTCTACGAGCCCGAGGAGCTCGTGATGAGCGCCGGGCCGGGAACGCCGGTCGCGGAGATCGAGGAGACCCTGGCGCGCAACCGCCAGCGCCTCGACTTCGAGCCGGCCGACTACGGCCGCATGCTCGGCGGTCCGGCCGACGCGGGCACGATCGCCGGGATGTTCGCCAGCAACCTCGCCGGTCCCCGCCGCATCAAGGCGGGCGCGGCGCGCGACCATCTCCTGGGCGTCCAGGCCGTGACCGGGCGCGGCGACCTGATCCGGGCTGGCGGGCGCGTCGTGAAGAACGTGACCGGCTACGACGTCTGCAAGCTGATGGCCGGCTCGTTCGGCACGCTGGCGCTGATGACCGAGCTGACCTTCAAGGTCCTGCCCGCCGCCGAGGACGTCCGCACGGTGCTGCTGGGCGGGACCGACCGCGAGGCGGCGCTGGTCGCGCTGCGCCGGGCGATCGGCTCGTCCTTCGACATCTCGGGCGTCGCCTATCTGCCGGCGGCGGCGGCGACCCGATCGGCGGTCGAGACCGTCCGGTCGGCCGGCTCCGGCCTCGCCCTGATCCGGCTGGAAGGCCATGCGCCCTCCGTCCGCTACCGGTCCGAACAGGTCCAGGCCCTGCTGTCCGGCGCGGGCGGCGACATCGCGCTGATCGAGGCCGAAGCTTCGCGGGCGTTGTGGCGGGAGGTCCGCGACGTCGCCCTGATGCCGGCGGACGGCCTGCTCTGGCGCGCCTCGCTTCCGCCCACCGGCGCGCACGCCTTTCTCGAAGAGGTGCAGGAGCGGCTGGGCGCGCAGGCGCTGCTCGATTGGTCGGGCGGGCTGGTCTGGCTGCAGGTCCCGGACGGCGGCGAGGACGGCGGCGGCGCCCTGATCCGCGGCGCCCTGGGCGGCGGCGGTCACGCGACGCTGATCCGGGCGCCCGAGGACCTGCGGCGCACGGTCGACGTGTTCCAGCCGCAACCCCACATGCTGGCCGAGCTGGCGGCGCGGGTGAAGGCGAGCTTCGATCCTCAGGGCCTCTTCAATCCCGGCCGCATGGTCCGGCCGTCACCCGCCGGGGCGGCCGTGTCCGCCGCATGA
- the ykgO gene encoding type B 50S ribosomal protein L36 — protein sequence MKIRNSLRSAKTRHKDCRVIRRKGRVYVINKTNPRFKARQG from the coding sequence ATGAAGATCCGCAATTCCCTGCGCTCGGCCAAGACACGGCACAAGGACTGCCGCGTCATCCGCCGCAAGGGCCGCGTCTACGTCATCAACAAGACGAACCCGCGCTTCAAGGCCCGCCAGGGCTGA
- a CDS encoding peptidoglycan -binding protein — translation MARARRADLRAPLDIWPGFVDALSNILLVFVFLLVVFVLAQGFLGQLLATRNETLDTLQHSVDQLTSQLSIEQGRAQDLARQLSDAESAAEVDRSTIETQLTELTSLRRDIDALQQVRDQLEARVTELSGVESEAQSLRDRSQALETRLADEAERTALAQREIEQRDIRLEELTRQAATQSEALEQTRSEAGQSQAQVAELTRVINLLRDQLITLDQALDTERTRVEDQDRQIADLGARLNTALAERVEELGRFRSDFFGRLRQVLGDREDVRVVGDRFVFQSEVLFQSGDDRINEEGRQQLIALAETLKDVARDIPEELPWIIQVNGHTDRRPLRFSPRFPSNWELSTARAINVARILQEQGIPPERLAAAGFAEFQPIDQGDSEEAYRRNRRIEIKLTTR, via the coding sequence GTGGCCCGCGCCCGCCGCGCCGACCTGCGTGCCCCGCTCGACATCTGGCCGGGCTTCGTCGACGCGCTCTCGAACATCCTTCTGGTGTTCGTCTTCCTCCTGGTCGTGTTCGTCCTCGCCCAGGGCTTCCTCGGCCAGTTGCTCGCGACCCGCAACGAGACGCTCGACACGCTGCAGCACTCGGTCGACCAGTTGACCAGCCAGCTGTCGATCGAGCAGGGCCGCGCGCAGGATCTGGCGCGTCAGCTCTCCGATGCGGAAAGCGCCGCCGAGGTCGACCGGTCGACCATCGAGACGCAGCTCACCGAGCTCACCTCGCTCCGGCGCGACATCGATGCCCTGCAACAGGTGCGCGACCAGTTGGAAGCGCGCGTGACCGAGCTCTCCGGCGTCGAGTCCGAGGCCCAGAGCCTGCGCGACCGCTCCCAGGCGCTCGAGACGCGGCTGGCGGACGAGGCCGAGCGGACCGCGCTCGCCCAGCGCGAGATCGAGCAGCGCGACATCAGGCTGGAGGAGCTGACCCGCCAGGCGGCGACGCAGTCCGAGGCGCTCGAGCAGACCCGCAGCGAAGCCGGCCAGTCGCAGGCGCAGGTCGCCGAGCTCACCCGCGTGATCAACCTGCTGCGCGACCAGCTGATCACGCTGGACCAGGCGCTCGACACCGAACGGACCCGCGTCGAGGACCAGGACCGGCAGATCGCCGATCTCGGCGCGCGGTTGAACACGGCCCTGGCCGAGCGCGTCGAGGAGCTCGGCCGGTTCCGCTCCGACTTCTTCGGACGCCTGCGCCAGGTCCTGGGCGATCGCGAGGACGTGCGCGTGGTCGGCGACCGGTTCGTCTTCCAGTCCGAGGTGCTGTTCCAGTCGGGCGACGACCGGATCAACGAGGAAGGGCGCCAGCAGCTGATCGCCCTGGCCGAGACGCTCAAGGATGTCGCGCGCGACATCCCGGAGGAGCTGCCCTGGATCATCCAGGTCAACGGCCACACCGATCGGCGCCCCCTGCGGTTCTCGCCGCGCTTCCCGTCGAACTGGGAGCTGTCGACCGCACGGGCGATCAACGTCGCGCGCATCCTGCAGGAGCAGGGCATCCCACCCGAACGCCTGGCGGCGGCGGGATTCGCGGAGTTCCAGCCGATCGACCAGGGCGACAGCGAGGAAGCCTACCGGCGCAACCGCCGGATCGAGATCAAGCTGACGACGCGCTGA
- a CDS encoding SRPBCC domain-containing protein has product MREPEHSVTIVHAVDASAEDLYAAWTEPERMRRWLALEVEADVREGGDYRIVDRQPDGSTRVYGGTYREIEPGRRMAATFNRPDALGSGRRDEFVEVVFKALGPARASLSLTNGWDGQGMTDAEFDALEQRWAVWLERLEALFPRHGGPH; this is encoded by the coding sequence ATGCGCGAGCCCGAGCATTCCGTCACCATCGTCCATGCGGTCGACGCGTCGGCCGAGGACCTCTACGCCGCCTGGACCGAGCCGGAGCGCATGCGGCGCTGGCTTGCCCTGGAGGTCGAGGCGGACGTGCGCGAGGGCGGGGACTACCGGATCGTCGACCGCCAGCCGGACGGGTCGACGCGCGTGTACGGCGGCACCTATCGCGAGATCGAGCCCGGCCGGCGGATGGCCGCGACGTTCAACCGGCCGGACGCCCTGGGCAGCGGGCGCCGCGACGAGTTCGTCGAGGTCGTGTTCAAGGCACTCGGACCGGCGCGGGCCAGCCTGTCCCTGACCAATGGCTGGGACGGTCAGGGCATGACCGACGCCGAGTTCGACGCGCTGGAGCAGCGCTGGGCGGTCTGGCTCGAGCGGCTGGAAGCGCTGTTCCCCAGGCATGGCGGCCCCCACTGA
- a CDS encoding ABC transporter transmembrane domain-containing protein: MESARRGVPAEAGQRARSRDLRHLRHLARFVAPYRLQIGLAFLALVTAALAVLVVGIGLRHLIDGGFVTGRPEALDHALKAMLIVVAVLAGATYARFYLVTWLGERVVADLRSAVYRHVLRLSPGFFEVTKTGEVLSRLTADTSVIQSVIGSSLSQALRNLLLLAGGLVMLVLTNAKLTGLVVLAVPFVVLPIVIFGRRVRTLSRGAQDAVAAIGGQAEESLNAIRTVQAFAQEEREQDRFDERVGTGFAAAIRQVRARAQLTGLVILIVFGAIVGVLWVGGHDVLAGRITPGELAAFVFYAVTVASATGALSEIAGDLQRAAGASERLFELLATEPAITAPAGALQARERAQGRVTFEAVDFAYPARPDHPVLHGFSLDVDPGSTVALVGPSGAGKTSVLQLLMRFYDPQNGRILLDGRPLDREDPRTLRRHFGLVPQDPVIFSADAWSNIRYGRPGASDDEVRAAAVAARADEFLDRLPDGFGTFLGEKGVRLSGGQRQRLAIARALLCDPAVLLLDEATSALDAENERLVQEALDRLMDGRTSLVIAHRLATVRRADRIVVMEAGQTVAAGRHDDLVAEGGLYARLAELQFDLPEDERDAA; encoded by the coding sequence ATGGAGAGCGCCCGGCGGGGGGTGCCGGCCGAAGCCGGCCAGCGCGCCCGCAGTCGAGACCTGCGGCATCTGCGTCATCTCGCACGCTTCGTCGCCCCCTATCGCCTCCAGATCGGCCTCGCCTTTCTGGCCCTGGTCACCGCCGCCCTGGCCGTGCTCGTGGTCGGGATCGGCCTGCGGCACCTGATCGACGGCGGCTTCGTCACCGGGCGGCCGGAAGCCCTGGACCACGCGCTGAAGGCCATGCTGATCGTCGTCGCGGTGCTGGCCGGCGCCACCTATGCCCGCTTCTATCTCGTGACCTGGCTGGGCGAGCGCGTCGTCGCCGATCTCCGCAGCGCGGTCTATCGCCACGTGCTGCGCCTCTCGCCGGGCTTCTTCGAGGTCACCAAGACCGGCGAGGTGCTCTCGCGCCTGACCGCCGACACCTCCGTCATCCAGAGCGTGATCGGCTCCAGCCTGTCGCAGGCGCTGCGCAACCTGCTGCTTCTGGCCGGCGGCTTGGTCATGCTGGTCCTGACCAACGCCAAGCTGACCGGCCTGGTCGTGCTCGCCGTGCCGTTCGTCGTCCTGCCGATCGTGATCTTCGGCCGGCGCGTCCGGACCCTGTCGCGCGGCGCCCAGGACGCGGTCGCCGCGATCGGCGGCCAGGCCGAGGAAAGCCTGAACGCGATCCGCACCGTCCAGGCCTTCGCCCAGGAGGAGCGCGAGCAGGACCGCTTCGACGAGCGGGTCGGCACGGGCTTCGCCGCCGCGATCCGGCAGGTGCGCGCCCGCGCCCAGCTGACCGGCCTGGTGATCCTCATCGTGTTCGGAGCGATCGTCGGGGTGCTCTGGGTCGGCGGTCATGACGTGCTGGCCGGCCGGATCACGCCGGGCGAGCTCGCCGCCTTCGTCTTCTACGCCGTCACCGTCGCCAGCGCGACCGGCGCGCTCAGCGAGATCGCGGGCGACCTGCAGCGCGCGGCCGGGGCGAGCGAGCGTCTGTTCGAGCTGCTGGCGACCGAGCCCGCCATCACCGCGCCGGCCGGAGCGTTGCAGGCGCGGGAACGGGCGCAGGGGCGGGTCACGTTCGAGGCGGTCGACTTCGCCTATCCCGCGCGGCCGGACCACCCGGTGCTGCATGGCTTCTCTCTGGACGTCGATCCCGGCAGCACCGTCGCCCTGGTCGGCCCGTCGGGGGCCGGCAAGACGAGCGTCCTGCAGCTCCTGATGCGGTTCTACGACCCGCAGAACGGGCGCATCCTGCTCGACGGACGTCCCCTCGACCGGGAGGATCCCCGGACCCTGCGCCGCCATTTCGGCCTGGTGCCGCAGGATCCCGTGATCTTCTCGGCCGATGCCTGGAGCAATATCCGCTACGGCCGTCCCGGCGCCTCGGATGACGAGGTGCGGGCCGCCGCCGTCGCCGCGCGCGCCGACGAGTTCCTCGACCGCCTGCCCGACGGGTTCGGCACGTTCCTGGGCGAGAAGGGCGTGCGCCTGTCCGGCGGGCAGCGCCAGCGGCTGGCGATCGCGCGTGCGCTTCTGTGCGACCCTGCCGTGCTGCTGCTCGACGAGGCGACCAGCGCGCTCGATGCCGAGAACGAGCGTCTCGTACAGGAAGCGCTCGACCGGTTGATGGACGGGCGCACCAGCCTCGTGATCGCGCATCGCCTGGCGACCGTCCGCCGCGCCGACCGGATCGTGGTGATGGAGGCCGGGCAGACCGTCGCAGCCGGCCGGCACGACGACCTGGTCGCCGAAGGCGGGCTCTACGCCCGCCTGGCCGAACTGCAGTTCGACCTGCCCGAGGACGAGCGCGACGCGGCGTAG
- the rpmE gene encoding 50S ribosomal protein L31 → MKSDIHPDYHEINVVMTDGSSFKTKSTWGKEGDTLTLDTDPKSHPAWTGETNVQARGGQVDKFNKRFESFRRKR, encoded by the coding sequence GTGAAGTCCGACATTCATCCAGATTACCACGAGATCAACGTCGTCATGACCGACGGCAGCTCGTTCAAGACCAAGTCGACCTGGGGCAAGGAAGGCGACACCTTGACGCTCGACACCGACCCCAAGTCCCATCCCGCGTGGACCGGCGAGACCAATGTCCAGGCGCGCGGCGGTCAGGTCGACAAGTTCAACAAGCGTTTCGAGAGCTTCCGCCGCAAGCGGTAA
- the glcF gene encoding glycolate oxidase subunit GlcF has translation MQTHFTEQQLADPQVRTSEKILRTCVHCGFCTATCPTYVLLGDELDSPRGRIYLIKQMLEEGRPADERTVKHLDRCLSCLSCMTTCPSGVDYMHLIDHAREHVHDTYRRPFADRALRQVLKLVLPRPWLFRTALIGAWFGRPFGRFLPARLGAMLRLAPASLPGPSPLDRPQVLPAEGVRRKRVALLNGCAQRVLDTEINESTIRLLRRHGCEVVIARGAGCCGALTHHMGDAKDSHGWARRNIDAWSRVMADGGLDAVVINTSGCGTTVKDYGHMLAQDPAYAGKAKTIAAMAKDVTELMAELGLQRPVRATAMRVAYHSACSMQHGQQIRAEPKALLKEAGFEVVEPGESHLCCGSAGTYNLLQPEIAGQLRDRKVANLERTRPDVIATGNIGCMTQIQGGTAVPLIHTATLLDWMTGGPCPRALHGTPHDRSSEPPAPPATPGPDNARELSAA, from the coding sequence ATGCAGACCCATTTCACCGAACAGCAGCTTGCCGATCCGCAGGTGCGCACCTCCGAGAAGATCCTGCGCACCTGCGTGCATTGCGGCTTCTGCACGGCGACCTGCCCGACCTATGTGCTGCTGGGCGACGAGCTCGACAGCCCGCGCGGCCGGATCTACCTGATCAAGCAGATGCTGGAGGAGGGCCGGCCGGCCGACGAGCGCACGGTCAAGCATCTCGACCGCTGCCTGTCCTGCCTGTCCTGCATGACGACCTGTCCCTCCGGCGTCGACTACATGCACCTGATCGACCACGCGCGCGAGCACGTGCACGACACCTACCGGCGGCCCTTCGCCGACCGCGCCCTGCGCCAGGTGCTCAAGCTGGTCCTGCCGCGGCCGTGGCTGTTCCGGACGGCGCTGATCGGCGCGTGGTTCGGCCGGCCCTTCGGGCGCTTCCTGCCGGCCCGGCTGGGCGCCATGCTGCGCCTCGCGCCCGCGTCCCTGCCCGGCCCCTCGCCCCTCGACCGGCCGCAGGTGCTGCCCGCCGAGGGTGTCCGCCGCAAGCGGGTCGCCCTGCTGAACGGCTGCGCCCAGCGCGTGCTCGACACCGAGATCAACGAGTCGACCATCCGCCTCCTGCGCCGCCACGGCTGCGAGGTCGTGATCGCCAGGGGCGCCGGCTGCTGCGGCGCGCTCACCCATCACATGGGCGATGCGAAGGACTCGCACGGATGGGCGCGGCGCAACATCGACGCCTGGTCGCGGGTCATGGCGGATGGCGGGCTCGACGCCGTCGTGATCAACACCTCGGGCTGCGGCACGACCGTGAAGGACTACGGCCATATGCTGGCCCAGGATCCGGCCTATGCCGGCAAGGCGAAGACGATCGCGGCGATGGCCAAGGACGTGACCGAGCTGATGGCCGAGCTCGGCCTGCAGCGACCCGTGCGGGCCACCGCAATGCGGGTCGCCTATCACTCGGCCTGCTCGATGCAGCACGGCCAGCAGATACGCGCCGAGCCCAAGGCGCTCCTCAAGGAGGCCGGCTTCGAGGTGGTCGAGCCGGGCGAGTCGCATCTCTGCTGTGGCTCGGCAGGCACCTACAACCTGCTCCAGCCCGAGATCGCCGGGCAATTGCGCGACCGCAAGGTCGCCAATCTGGAGCGCACCAGGCCCGATGTGATCGCGACCGGCAATATCGGCTGCATGACGCAGATCCAGGGCGGGACGGCCGTTCCCCTGATCCACACCGCGACGCTGCTCGACTGGATGACCGGCGGCCCCTGCCCGCGCGCCCTGCACGGCACGCCTCACGACCGGTCGTCCGAGCCGCCGGCTCCGCCCGCGACGCCGGGGCCGGACAACGCCCGCGAGCTGAGCGCGGCCTAA